CATCGAGTCCTTCGGTGCGCAGGCCCAGTCCTTCACCGGTTCCCAGGCCGGTGTGCTCACCACCGAGCGTCACGGCAACGCGCGGATCGTCGATGTCACCCCGGCCCGGGTGCAGGAGGCCCTGGACAAGGGTCGGATCTGCATCGTCGCCGGATTCCAGGGCGTGAACAAGGACACGCGCGACGTCACCACGCTGGGTCGGGGCGGTTCGGACACCACCGCCGTCGCACTGGCTGCGGCGCTCAACGCCGACGTGTGCGAGATCTACTCCGACGTCGACGGCGTGTACACTGCCGACCCGCGCATCGTCCCCAACGCCCAGAAGCTGGAGAAGCTCTCGTTCGAGGAGATGCTCGAGCTTGCGGCGGTGGGGTCGAAGATCCTGGTGCTGCGCAGCGTGGAGTACGCGCGCGCCTTCAATGTCCCGATGCGAGTTCGCTCGTCTTACAGCAATGATCCCGGCACCCTGATCGCCGGTTCGATGGAGGATATCCCCGTGGAAGAAGCAGTTCTCACTGGCGTAGCAACCGACAACTCCGAGGCCAAGGTCACCGTCCTCGGCATCCCCGACAAGCCGGGCGAGGCCGCGACCGTGTTCCGCGCCGTCGCCGACGCCGAGATCAACATCGACATGGTGCTGCAGAACGTCTCCTCGCTGGAGGACGGCAAGACCGACATCACCTTCACCTGCCCGCGTTCCGACGGCCCGCGCGCCATGGAGCTGCTGAAGAAGCTGCAGGGTGAGCACGACTGGTCGAACGTTCTCTACGACGACCAGGTGGGCAAGGTCTCCCTCGTCGGTGCGGGCATGAAGTCCCACCCGGGTGTCACCGCCGACTTCACCGAGGCACTGCGTGACGCCGGCGTCAACATCGAACTCATCTCCACCTCGGAGATCCGCATCTCCGTCCTCATCCGCGAGACCGACCTCGAGGCCGCTGCCCGTGCCCTGCACGAGCGCTTCGAGCTCGGCGGCGACACCGAGGCCACCGTCTACGCCGGCACCGGCCGTTAAGGAGTACCACCCATGACCACCATCGCAGTCGTCGGCGCCACCGGCCAGGTCGGACGCGTCATGCGTTCCATTCTCGAGGAGCGCAACTTCCCGGCCGACACGGTCCGCTTCTTCGCCTCCTCGCGCTCGGCCGGTACCTCCCTGGAGTTCCGGGGTCAGGACATCGTCGTCGAGGATCTCACCCAGGTCACCCCGGAGTCCGTCGCGGACGTCGACATCGCCCTGTTCTCCGCCGGCGGCACCACCTCGAAGGAGTGGGCCCCGGTCTTCGCCTCCGCGGGTGCCACCGTCGTGGACAACTCCTCCGCGTGGCGCAAGGACGACGAGGTCCCGCTCATCATCTCCGAGGTCAACGGTGACCAGGCCCGTTCGCTGGTCAAGGGCATCATCGCCAACCCGAACTGCACCACCATGGCCGCAATGCCGGTGCTCAAGCCGCTTCACGACGCCGCCGGGCTCACCCGCCTGCACGTCTCCTCCTACCAGGCCGTCTCCGGCTCCGGCCTCGCCGGTGTGGAGACCCTGGCGAAGCAGACCAACGAGATCGGTGACCGCAACGTCGAGCTGGTCCACGACGGTTCCGTCGAGATGCCGGAGGACCTCGGCCCCTACGTCGCCCCCATCGCCTTCAACGCCCTGCCGCTGGCCGGCAACCTCGTCGATGACGGCTCCGAGGAGACCGACGAGGAGCAGAAGCTGCGCAACGAGTCCCGCAAGATCCTCGGCATTCCGGATCTCAGGGTCGCCGGCACCTGCGTCCGCGTGCCCGTCTTCACCGGCCACACCCTGACCCTCCACGCCGAGTTCGACCGCTCCATCACCGCCGACGAGGCAAAGGCCATCCTCGCTGATGCTCCCGGCGTCGAGCTTGTCGACGTCCCCACCCCCTCGCTGCCGCAGGCAAGGACGTCTCCCTCGTGGGCCGCATCCGCCAGGACCAGACCGTGGACGACAACAGGGGTCTCGTGCTCGTCGTCTCCGGCGACAACCTGCGCAAGGGCGCCGCTCTTAACACCGTGCAGATCGCCGAACTGCTGGTCTAAGAGAGCCCCTCCTTCCCTCGCCCACTCTGTCGGGCGAGGGATCTTTCACGTCGCTGGGTCGAACTCGGCTGACGTGTAGTGAATCCCACCGCACCGCATCGGGATGGCTCCACCCGGACGAAAAGTGCGATTATGATCACTATGTCCGGGGCGGATTCAACTGGTCGTCGCAACACCCCTTTTGATGGAGGTGTTCAGCTGTGGCGACGAAGGATTGGATCGCGAGGACGAGCGATGTGCACGAGGGTGCGCGGCGGCAGTGGCGTGCGGATCGGGCGTTGCGGCCCCCGATGCGGTCGCCCGGTCGTCCGGAACCCTCGCGGGAGGTGCAGCGTGAGTTCTGGCGCTTGATCGCGACGGGCATCACCTCGGCGGAGGCAGCGCTCAAAGTAGGAGTGTCCGTGCCGGTGGGTACGCGCTGGTTTCGGCATGCTGGGGGCATGCCACCACTGAGCCTGAACGAGCCCTCGGGTAGGTACCTGTCGTTCGAAGAGCTCGAGGAGATCGCGATCCTGCGGGCCACGGGCTTGGGAGTGCGGCAGATCGCCCGTGAGCTGGGGCGTGACCCGGGGACTATCTCGCGGGAACTGCGGCGCAACGCTGCAACCCGCAGCGGGAAACAAGAGTATCCGGCGGTGGTGGCACAGTGGAAAGCGCAACAGGCCGCGAAGCGCCCGAAAACTGCGAAACTCGTCTCTCACGTGGTGCTGCGTGAGTATGTGCAGGAGCGACTCTCCGGCAACATTCGCCGTTCTGACGGAACCGTGGTTGATGGGCCGACACCGGTGCCGTGGAAAGGGTTGAACAAGCCGCATCGGGCGGATCGTCGCTGGTCGCTTGCCTGGAGTCCCGAGCAGATCTCTCACCGGTTGACCATCGATTTCCCCGATGATGAATCCATGCGCATCAGCCCGGAGGCGATCTACCAGTCACTGTTCATCGAGGGTCGTGGCGGCCTGAAACGTGAGTTGGTCACCTGCTTGCGTACTGGGCGGGCGCTGCGCCGACCCCGGGAACGGTCACGGAATACACCCCAGGGTCACGCCACCGCGGACGTCGTGTTGTCCGAACGGCCCGCCGAGGCCGCCGATCGGGCGGTTCCCGGACACTGGGAGGGTGATCTGATCATCGGTACGGGTCGTGTCCCGTAGCGTGGTGTATCTGTAACTGCCGGTGAGGACCCCATGAACGACGTGGGCGACCACCGAAGTCACCTTTCGAATCAACTCTCACATCTCCTCGAAAGGGAAACCCACGATGGCCGCTGGCCCTTATTCTATCGACCCGGCCACCTATCTCGACGACCTACTGTCTCAAGCCTCCCCGGACCTGATGCGCGAGATGCTCCAGCGCTTCATCAACCAGATCCTGTCCACCCAGGCCGACCAGATCTGCGGTGCTGATTACGCCACCGTCAGTGACAACCGCTCCAACGTCCGTAACGGCTACCGCCACCGCGACCTCGACACCCGCGTCGGCACCATCGACGTCGCCGTGCCCAAACTCAGAACCGGGTCCTTCTTCCCGGACTGGCTGCTGGAACGGCGCACACGTGCCGAACGAGCCCTGACCACCGTCATTGCCACTTGCTACCTCAAGGGTGTGTCGACGCGTCGGATGAACGACCTGGTCGCCAGCCTGGGCATCACCAATCTCTCGAAGTCGCAGGTCTCCGAGATGGCCAAGGATCTCGATTCCATGGTGGAGGATTTCCGCACCCGGCCGTTGGACACCGGCCCGTACCTGTATGTTTCGTGTGACGCGTTGACCATGAAGGTCCGTGAAGGCGGCCGGGTGGTGAAAACCTCCGTCCTGCTGGCCACCGGGGCCAACGCCGAAGGGTACCGGGAGTTGTTGGGCATGCAGGTCGCCACCGCCGAGTCGGTGGCCTCCTGGACCGGCTTTTTCAGAGACCTGAAAGCCCGGGGTCTCAACGAGGTCTACCTGGTCACCAGCGACGCGCACCTGGGCATCCAGCACGCCATCGGGGAAGTCCTGCCCAACGCCTCCTGGCAGCGCTGCCGCACACACTTCGCGAAGAACCTCTCCGGGATGGTGCCCAAGACCCAGTGGCCAACGTTGTCGGCGATGTTCCACACGATCTTCCAGCAACCCGACGCCGCATCGGTGTGGGCCCAAGCCCGCGAAGTCGTGACCTTCTGCGAGCAGAGGTTCCCGCACGTGGCCGACTATTGGGGGATGCCCTGGACGAGCTATTGGCGTTCACGCACGCCCCGAAGGCGGTGTGGACGAAGGTGTGGTCGAACAACCCCACTGAGCGGCTGAACCGGGAGATCCGCCGGCGCACCGACGTCGTCGGTATCTTCCCGAACCGCGACGCCGTGGTCCGTCTGGTCGGGGCGGTGCTGGCGGAGCAGCATGATGAGTGGATCCAGCAGAAGCGCTACATGTCGCTGACGAGTCTGGAGCAGACGAACGCGATGATGGCCGCCGCCGTCATCGATGCCGGCGAGTCCACTCAGGAGGTCGCATGAGCCAGTCTCACCATCGGACTCGTGACGGCCCCTGAGCCCGTCAGACCTTCTGTTTTATCGAAAGGGCAGAAACACCACTTCCCAGGACTTGGCCCCGCGCTGCGGGTCGAGGGCTTTTTCTTCCTTCGGCGGATACCCGCCAGGCCGTCGGCGGCC
Above is a window of Corynebacterium suedekumii DNA encoding:
- a CDS encoding aspartate kinase, translating into MALIVQKYGGSSLETAERIRAVAERIVATKKAGNDVVVVCSAMGDTTDELLDLAAQVNPVPPAREMDMLLTAGERISNALVAMAIESFGAQAQSFTGSQAGVLTTERHGNARIVDVTPARVQEALDKGRICIVAGFQGVNKDTRDVTTLGRGGSDTTAVALAAALNADVCEIYSDVDGVYTADPRIVPNAQKLEKLSFEEMLELAAVGSKILVLRSVEYARAFNVPMRVRSSYSNDPGTLIAGSMEDIPVEEAVLTGVATDNSEAKVTVLGIPDKPGEAATVFRAVADAEINIDMVLQNVSSLEDGKTDITFTCPRSDGPRAMELLKKLQGEHDWSNVLYDDQVGKVSLVGAGMKSHPGVTADFTEALRDAGVNIELISTSEIRISVLIRETDLEAAARALHERFELGGDTEATVYAGTGR